The sequence below is a genomic window from Nostoc flagelliforme CCNUN1.
AGCGCTTCCTGATTTATACTTTCGTCTTGATACTGATGGAAGTATTATAGATTACAAGCTAGGAAAGATGGATTACCCGTATATTCCAACAGGAGATTGTCAGGGTAAGAGTTTGCGAGAATGCCTACCGATCGCTGTAGGCGATCGCTTCCACCAAGCAATAACTCAAGTACTTGAAACTCAATATGAAGTCAGTTTTGAATATACCTTAGCGCTACCATCCGGGAAGAATAATTTTGAAGCTAGGTTATTACCATTACCAGACCAGCAAATCATAATTCTTGTCCGCCACACCAGCGACAACATCCAAGCAGTATTCATAGAAGGCGATGCCAAGTTTCGCAGCATTGTCGAAAACGCCAATAACATTATTTTTGCCCTGACACTTGAAGGGATATTTTCCTACGTTTCTCCTAACTGGACAGAAATTTTTGGACATGAAGTTGCAGAGGTTGAAGGCAAATCCTTTGTTCCCTTTGTACATCCTGACGATGTGCATATTTGTGCCGATTATTTTCAAAGAATTTTGACAACAAGTGAGAAACAAGACGCAATTGAATATCGCGTAAAACACAAAAATGGTAGTTGGCGATGGCATACAAGCAACTCATCTGTTATTAAAGACGCCAATGGTAATGTTTTAAACTTTGTTGGTATATGCTATGACACCACTGACCGCAAACAAGCAGAAGTTGCACTTAGAGAAAGCGCCCAACGAGAAGCCCTACTCAATCGTCTTTCCAACCAGATTCGAGCTTCCCTGGATCTCAATTACATTGTGGAAACCGCAGTGCAAGAAATTCGCAACTTATTCCAGATTGATCGCTGCGCCTTCTTTTGGTATCGGCAAGACGCTAATTTACCTTACTGGGAGAGAGTATATGAGGCGAAAAGTTCCTCTTTCCCCTGTTTGCTTAATCAGCAAGAAGCAACTAATGCAGAAATCGAACTAATCGCAGCCAAAACCTTGAACAAAGAAATCATCCGCATTAATGATGTTAAGACTGTGGGCGATTACATTGCACAGCAGTTTTTGCAGGATTTTGGTTTCACTGCTTTTATGTCGCTCCCCGTACACACCCAATCAGGGGAAATTGGCACATTTAGCTGTGGTTCTTGTAGTGGCTTCCGGCCTTGGTTGGACAGCGAAATAGAATTATTACAAGCAGTTACAGTTCAATTAGCGATCGCCATTGACCAAGCAAAACTTTACACCCAAAGTCGCATCGCAGCCCAAACAGCCCAAGACAAAGCCCAGCAACTAGAAGCGGCGCTGCTAGAACTTCAACAAACCCAAGCACAACTGATTCAAACTGAAAAAATGTCCAGTTTGGGACAATTGGTTGCAGGTATTGCCCACGAAATCAATAATCCCGTCAATTTTATTTACGGCAATATTAGCCATGCCCGTGAATATACCAAGGATTTGCTGCACTTGGTAGACCTTTATCAACAAAACTATTGCCCACCAACACCAGAGATTCACGAACAAGTTTACGCCATTGATTTAGACTTTCTCAAGCAAGATTTGCCGAAAATCCTAGATTCTATGAACATGGGAGCCGAACGCATTCGCCAGATTGTTTTATCTCTACGTAATTTTTCTCGCCTTGATGAAGACGGCACAAAGCCAGTAGATATTCATGAAGGTATTGATAACACCTTGCTGCTGTTGCAAAATCGCCTGAAAGCCAAATCAAGACATTCCGAAATTCAAGTAATCCGAGACTACGGCAACCTGCCACCAGTAATGTGTCACGCTGGACACATGAATCAGGTGTTTATGAATCTGTTGACAAATGCGATCGATGCTTTAGAAGAGGGAGTGGGGAATGGGGAATGGGGAGTGGGGGAAGAAACACTCTCTACTCCCTACTCCCTACTCCCTACTCCCCA
It includes:
- a CDS encoding PAS domain S-box protein translates to MPRFAADGSFVGYIGYCMDITEAPPTLRESCSASTNYQQKQAAELAKALEQLQAETAKRQAVEAQLRQKTSEFAAILQALPDLYFRLDTDGSIIDYKLGKMDYPYIPTGDCQGKSLRECLPIAVGDRFHQAITQVLETQYEVSFEYTLALPSGKNNFEARLLPLPDQQIIILVRHTSDNIQAVFIEGDAKFRSIVENANNIIFALTLEGIFSYVSPNWTEIFGHEVAEVEGKSFVPFVHPDDVHICADYFQRILTTSEKQDAIEYRVKHKNGSWRWHTSNSSVIKDANGNVLNFVGICYDTTDRKQAEVALRESAQREALLNRLSNQIRASLDLNYIVETAVQEIRNLFQIDRCAFFWYRQDANLPYWERVYEAKSSSFPCLLNQQEATNAEIELIAAKTLNKEIIRINDVKTVGDYIAQQFLQDFGFTAFMSLPVHTQSGEIGTFSCGSCSGFRPWLDSEIELLQAVTVQLAIAIDQAKLYTQSRIAAQTAQDKAQQLEAALLELQQTQAQLIQTEKMSSLGQLVAGIAHEINNPVNFIYGNISHAREYTKDLLHLVDLYQQNYCPPTPEIHEQVYAIDLDFLKQDLPKILDSMNMGAERIRQIVLSLRNFSRLDEDGTKPVDIHEGIDNTLLLLQNRLKAKSRHSEIQVIRDYGNLPPVMCHAGHMNQVFMNLLTNAIDALEEGVGNGEWGVGEETLSTPYSLLPTPQIRIRTLIQEGHVIIGIADNGLGMTEEVRKRVFDPFFTTKPVGKGTGMGLSISYQIVVKKHGGQIQCISAPGEGAEFAIVIPFKQHDS